The Pirellulales bacterium genomic sequence TTCAAACACGCCATCGCCGTATAACAGGCCGTGATCGTAAACGCTGATTTTTGCGTCTTCCTTTTCGAGCAACTTGCCGTTGATGTAAATCTGAAGCGATTTGCGCACAGCAGCGGACGGAGCGGCCTGTGGTTGATTTTTAAGTTCCGGCATGGCTATTTTCTTTGCAAAGGAATAGGGCTTACTTGGCGGAGCGGCGCGCTTTTTTGCAAACAGACAGGTTTGACACACCGTCGCCCAGATTATTCGACCCCCGGCGCAACAACCTGGCCATTGGCCAAGCGCACAATGCGGTCTGCCTTGGCGGCAATGGCGGCGTCGTGCGTCACCATGACTATAGAGAGCCCCTGCTCTGCATTCAAGGTTCGCAGAATTCGTAAGATTTCCTGACCCGTGCCTTGGTCAAGATTGCCCGTTGGCTCATCGGCCAACAGCACTTGCGGCCGGGCAATTAAAGCCCTGGCAATTGCTACCCGTTGCATTTCGCCGCCGGAAAGTTCGCGGGGCCGATGTTTCAGCCGGTGACCCAACCCCAGTGTGGCCAGCAACTCTTGGGCTCGCTGGACAGATTGGCTGCGGCTGCGCCAGTAGCTCCACACGCTGCGGCCAATCATTAGCGGAGCCAGCACATTTTCCAGCGTCGTCAGCTCCGGCAGCAGGTGATAAAACTGAAAGATCATGCCGAACCGCTCGTTGCGCAATCGATCGCGCGCCGCCGAAGGTAAGTTGTCGATCCGCTGGTCAAAAAAATGAACTTCGCCGGCGGTCGGGCCATCGAGCGTGCCCAGCAAGTGCAGCAGCGTGCTTTTGCCGCAACCACTTTGGCCCACAATCGCCAAAAACTCTCCTTGCCTCACTTCTAAATCGACACCGGTGAGAACGGGAATGTCGAGCTGACCCTTGCGGTAGGTTTTTTGCAGTGCCACCGCGGAGAGATGGATGGCGGCAGAATTCGATAATGGGGAATGGGGAATGGGGAGTGGGGAATGAGGAAGCACAGATTCTGAGTCTGGCGGCAAAAGTGTGGAATTGGCAGTTGGCATAGATGCGTGGGGAGCGGAGATGATTGAATTGGAAGATGTTGTGGCACGGCGCGGCACAATCAATTTCGCCTGTTCACTCATAGCGCAAGGCCTCCACGGGGTGCAAACGGGCAGCACGCAGCGCCGGAAGCACGCTGGCCAGGACCGCAATCGAAAGCGCGCCCACCACAATCCACGTGACGGTTACGGGATCGATAATCGTGGGAATTTCGTAGAAATAATAAATCGCCGGATCGAATACTGGCTGCCCCGTAACCCACTCCAAGGCATCGCGAATTTGATTGATGTAGTGCACAAACAACAATCCAATCGCCATGCCCACCCCGGCGCCGACCAAACCCAGCGACAGCCCATAACCCAAAAAAATGCCGAGAATCCCGCGGCTGGAAGCGCCCAGCGATTTCAGGATTCCCACGTCGCGGGTTTTCTCCACCACAATCATGAAAAATATCGCCAGAATGCCAAACCCGGCCACGGCAATGATCATGAACAGCAGAATATTGAGCACAGCACGTTCCATTTGCACGGCGGCCAACAAGGCGCCTTGCTTATCGCGCCAGGTATAAACGCCGAACAGCTCCGGCGGGAATTTGCTGCGCAATTGGTCGCGTACTGTATCCGGATCGATGCCCGGCTTGAGCTTGATTTGGATCGCGGAAACATTGGTGCCGATGCCGCGCATTTCTTGCAATTCTTTGATGGGCACAAACACGAACGACGAATCGTATTCGCTCATTTTGCTTTCATAGAAGTCGACAACCGTAAACGGCCAATCCTGGCCCTTAATTTGCGTGCCGGCGGTGGGAATCGTAATGCGGACATCATCGCCCGGCAGCAGGAAAAAATGATCATTCCCTTCGTGATCGCGTCCACTTGCCAAGGCAATTCCTGGAATCACTCCGGGATGCTGTTCCTTGGCTGGATCAAAGGGAACATATTGCTGCGGGCCAAAGGGATCCTGCTTGGCAGCGGCAGTCGCAGGATGCTTTTGCAGATTTTGCGATTCAGCATCGGCACGGTGATTGATTGAATCTTGGTTCTGATTTTCAGCGGAATCAGGAGTTGATTCTCGAATCGGCATTTCATGAGATTGTTGTTCCTCCCAGGCCTTTTGCCGTTCGGCCGCCAGTCTCCGCCGTTGCCAACCAGCTTGTTCCATGCCCAGACGCAACGGAGCTTTGTCCTGAAGTTGATGATCGCGCACATCGTACCCATCTTCGCGCAGCTTAAAGCTCAAATGTTCGCGATTGTCTGAATGGTTGAGATATTTGGAAAAATCGCTCACCGAAGCGTACGTCGCCTCGTCAATGCCGATAAACATGATTTGCTGTGAGTGGTCTTGCCCATTCGCACGAAACGTAAGAATGCCCGGCACGTGGACGGTGGGCGTCATCCCAGCGATCGAGTTACCGGCCAACATCCGGATGGTATCCATCACGAACTGCGGGTTTTCGATGTTCTCCATGCCGTGCCCTTCCAACACCACGTCGGAAAGCACCCCATGCATGCGGTCTTCCATTTCGTGGGAGAACCCGGACATGACGGCGTTGACCACAATCATGGTGGCCACGCCCAGCGTCACGCTGATGATGGAAGCCAGCGCAATGTAGCGCGTCCGCAAGTAACGCCAGCAGAGAAGCAGTTTGTACATGGCCAATCCTTTGGCTTGTGAATCCGTGAGTTCACCACGGAGACACGGAGGTCACAGAGCAGGCAAAATTATAAAACCCGGCGTTTGATTCCATCCTTGA encodes the following:
- a CDS encoding FtsX-like permease family protein; translation: MYKLLLCWRYLRTRYIALASIISVTLGVATMIVVNAVMSGFSHEMEDRMHGVLSDVVLEGHGMENIENPQFVMDTIRMLAGNSIAGMTPTVHVPGILTFRANGQDHSQQIMFIGIDEATYASVSDFSKYLNHSDNREHLSFKLREDGYDVRDHQLQDKAPLRLGMEQAGWQRRRLAAERQKAWEEQQSHEMPIRESTPDSAENQNQDSINHRADAESQNLQKHPATAAAKQDPFGPQQYVPFDPAKEQHPGVIPGIALASGRDHEGNDHFFLLPGDDVRITIPTAGTQIKGQDWPFTVVDFYESKMSEYDSSFVFVPIKELQEMRGIGTNVSAIQIKLKPGIDPDTVRDQLRSKFPPELFGVYTWRDKQGALLAAVQMERAVLNILLFMIIAVAGFGILAIFFMIVVEKTRDVGILKSLGASSRGILGIFLGYGLSLGLVGAGVGMAIGLLFVHYINQIRDALEWVTGQPVFDPAIYYFYEIPTIIDPVTVTWIVVGALSIAVLASVLPALRAARLHPVEALRYE
- a CDS encoding ABC transporter ATP-binding protein, which produces MPTANSTLLPPDSESVLPHSPLPIPHSPLSNSAAIHLSAVALQKTYRKGQLDIPVLTGVDLEVRQGEFLAIVGQSGCGKSTLLHLLGTLDGPTAGEVHFFDQRIDNLPSAARDRLRNERFGMIFQFYHLLPELTTLENVLAPLMIGRSVWSYWRSRSQSVQRAQELLATLGLGHRLKHRPRELSGGEMQRVAIARALIARPQVLLADEPTGNLDQGTGQEILRILRTLNAEQGLSIVMVTHDAAIAAKADRIVRLANGQVVAPGVE